Proteins found in one Quercus robur chromosome 2, dhQueRobu3.1, whole genome shotgun sequence genomic segment:
- the LOC126712933 gene encoding uncharacterized protein LOC126712933 isoform X1 encodes MYSRCCLIAKSERCFGKKPCCSFLVLSGAYLHALVLLIKEKFKAKWKALVGCLGCYTKPTPMGEPSQRLRIHDKYVRRNSVSEDFWSSSTFEMDNSTVQSQRSISSIGTSNQAPLDQQGFDGSVSNASEFVNHGLLLWNQTRQQWLGNKRSQSHPQVREPKIRWNETYDSLLSTKKPFRQPIPLREMVEFLVDIWDQEGLYD; translated from the exons ATGTATTCTAGGTGTTGCTTGATAGCCAAATCGGAGAGATGCTTTGGGAAAAAACCCTGCTGTTCATTTTTAGTGCTTTCAGGAGCGTATTTGCATGCTCTTGTGCTTTTGATCAAGGAAAAGTTCAAGGCTAAATGGAAGGCTCTAGt AGGCTGCCTTGGATGCTATACTAAACCCACACCGATGGGTGAACCTTCACAGAGGCTGAGAATTCATGATAAATATGTGAGGAGAAATAGTGTATCAGAGGATTTCTGGAGTAGCAGCACTTTTGAAATGGACAACAGTACAGTTCAATCCCAGAGAAGCATCTCATCAATTGGCACCTCAAACCAAGCCCCCCTTGATCAACAGGGTTTTGATGGCAGTGTAAGCAACGCATCTGAGTTTGTAAATCATG GACTTCTTCTCTGGAACCAGACAAGGCAGCAATGGCTTGGAAACAAAAGGTCACAGAGCCATCCACAAGTTCGAGAACCCAAAATAAG ATGGAATGAAACTTATGACAGTCTACTTTCAACCAAAAAGCCTTTCCGACAGCCCATCCCCCTTCGT GAGATGGTAGAATTCCTTGTAGATATCTGGGACCAGGAGGGTCTGTATGATTGA
- the LOC126712933 gene encoding uncharacterized protein LOC126712933 isoform X2: MQFSTYLPTCLSQLFACMGGCLGCYTKPTPMGEPSQRLRIHDKYVRRNSVSEDFWSSSTFEMDNSTVQSQRSISSIGTSNQAPLDQQGFDGSVSNASEFVNHGLLLWNQTRQQWLGNKRSQSHPQVREPKIRWNETYDSLLSTKKPFRQPIPLREMVEFLVDIWDQEGLYD; encoded by the exons ATGCAATTCTCTACATACCTTCCGACTTGCCTCTCTCAGCTTTTTGCTTGCATGGg AGGCTGCCTTGGATGCTATACTAAACCCACACCGATGGGTGAACCTTCACAGAGGCTGAGAATTCATGATAAATATGTGAGGAGAAATAGTGTATCAGAGGATTTCTGGAGTAGCAGCACTTTTGAAATGGACAACAGTACAGTTCAATCCCAGAGAAGCATCTCATCAATTGGCACCTCAAACCAAGCCCCCCTTGATCAACAGGGTTTTGATGGCAGTGTAAGCAACGCATCTGAGTTTGTAAATCATG GACTTCTTCTCTGGAACCAGACAAGGCAGCAATGGCTTGGAAACAAAAGGTCACAGAGCCATCCACAAGTTCGAGAACCCAAAATAAG ATGGAATGAAACTTATGACAGTCTACTTTCAACCAAAAAGCCTTTCCGACAGCCCATCCCCCTTCGT GAGATGGTAGAATTCCTTGTAGATATCTGGGACCAGGAGGGTCTGTATGATTGA
- the LOC126712933 gene encoding uncharacterized protein LOC126712933 isoform X4 — protein MGEPSQRLRIHDKYVRRNSVSEDFWSSSTFEMDNSTVQSQRSISSIGTSNQAPLDQQGFDGSVSNASEFVNHGLLLWNQTRQQWLGNKRSQSHPQVREPKIRWNETYDSLLSTKKPFRQPIPLREMVEFLVDIWDQEGLYD, from the exons ATGGGTGAACCTTCACAGAGGCTGAGAATTCATGATAAATATGTGAGGAGAAATAGTGTATCAGAGGATTTCTGGAGTAGCAGCACTTTTGAAATGGACAACAGTACAGTTCAATCCCAGAGAAGCATCTCATCAATTGGCACCTCAAACCAAGCCCCCCTTGATCAACAGGGTTTTGATGGCAGTGTAAGCAACGCATCTGAGTTTGTAAATCATG GACTTCTTCTCTGGAACCAGACAAGGCAGCAATGGCTTGGAAACAAAAGGTCACAGAGCCATCCACAAGTTCGAGAACCCAAAATAAG ATGGAATGAAACTTATGACAGTCTACTTTCAACCAAAAAGCCTTTCCGACAGCCCATCCCCCTTCGT GAGATGGTAGAATTCCTTGTAGATATCTGGGACCAGGAGGGTCTGTATGATTGA
- the LOC126712933 gene encoding uncharacterized protein LOC126712933 isoform X3: MEGSSSRGCLGCYTKPTPMGEPSQRLRIHDKYVRRNSVSEDFWSSSTFEMDNSTVQSQRSISSIGTSNQAPLDQQGFDGSVSNASEFVNHGLLLWNQTRQQWLGNKRSQSHPQVREPKIRWNETYDSLLSTKKPFRQPIPLREMVEFLVDIWDQEGLYD; this comes from the exons ATGGAAGGCTCTAGt AGCAGAGGCTGCCTTGGATGCTATACTAAACCCACACCGATGGGTGAACCTTCACAGAGGCTGAGAATTCATGATAAATATGTGAGGAGAAATAGTGTATCAGAGGATTTCTGGAGTAGCAGCACTTTTGAAATGGACAACAGTACAGTTCAATCCCAGAGAAGCATCTCATCAATTGGCACCTCAAACCAAGCCCCCCTTGATCAACAGGGTTTTGATGGCAGTGTAAGCAACGCATCTGAGTTTGTAAATCATG GACTTCTTCTCTGGAACCAGACAAGGCAGCAATGGCTTGGAAACAAAAGGTCACAGAGCCATCCACAAGTTCGAGAACCCAAAATAAG ATGGAATGAAACTTATGACAGTCTACTTTCAACCAAAAAGCCTTTCCGACAGCCCATCCCCCTTCGT GAGATGGTAGAATTCCTTGTAGATATCTGGGACCAGGAGGGTCTGTATGATTGA